A portion of the Acidobacteriota bacterium genome contains these proteins:
- a CDS encoding M1 family metallopeptidase, whose product MASTQPWRQHLILSTLSLSLMVSMAILATPGAAQTLPEPVYTVVMEAELDPDSREVRGSKSLVWTNRASVPLTDLQFHLYLNAFANNRSTFMIESGGRHRSSEFDDQEFGFCEVLAITADGVDLLPGQEFLAPDDGNVYDRTVVRYPLPEPLAPGAQIRLEIDFLSRLPDIFARTGMHGEYVLAGQWFPKIAVFEDTGDRGRKMPGWNAHQFHLNSEFYADFGDWDVTLTLPERYAGKIGATGRRQSADVADGKVTERYVQRGVHDFAWTADPLYEVVEARFDPAADVPAAMLAEWSDILGLPESELALTPVDIELFIHPENLTQADRYIESAKAGIRGYGIRLGAYPYDTLTLVDPAAGAGGSGGMEYPTFITLGTHPILNVAPFRGILAPELVTVHEFGHQYFQGMIANNEFEEAWIDEGINSYYEMEVMEDEYPWNAHLPGVFRASAFEMNHSSVAGGDFSDIMAAPAWRYMNRGRYGRNSYPRPAVTLRHLSGVMGEETFHRAMRYFFQTYQFQHPTTADFERALEESSGQDLDWVLSQALHSSRPLDYGIRSLEVARVSDRAGFFWRDGERTELGMGDDGESVSEEDDHALYRSTVVVYRWGEFIHPVTVEFRFEGGRVERREWDGDRRWARFTFTDRSKIESAEVDPDQVLALDVNRLNNGRSREPDSAPATSFFASILYWLQNLFQTASVLA is encoded by the coding sequence GTGGCAAGTACCCAACCGTGGCGTCAACACCTGATCCTATCCACCCTCTCGCTGTCCCTGATGGTCTCGATGGCGATCCTCGCGACGCCGGGCGCCGCCCAGACCCTACCGGAGCCGGTCTACACGGTGGTGATGGAAGCCGAACTCGACCCGGACTCGCGCGAGGTTCGCGGCAGCAAGTCGTTGGTGTGGACCAACCGGGCGAGCGTGCCGTTGACGGACCTGCAGTTTCACCTCTACCTGAACGCCTTCGCCAACAACCGATCGACCTTCATGATCGAGTCCGGCGGGCGGCACCGCAGCTCGGAGTTCGACGACCAGGAGTTCGGCTTCTGCGAAGTGCTCGCGATCACCGCCGACGGAGTCGACCTGCTGCCCGGCCAGGAGTTCTTGGCGCCGGACGACGGCAACGTCTACGACCGCACGGTGGTGCGCTACCCGCTGCCGGAGCCGCTGGCGCCGGGGGCTCAGATTCGCCTGGAGATCGACTTCCTGAGCCGCCTACCGGACATCTTCGCCCGCACCGGCATGCACGGCGAATATGTGCTGGCCGGCCAGTGGTTTCCGAAGATCGCGGTATTCGAAGACACCGGCGACCGCGGCCGCAAGATGCCCGGCTGGAACGCCCACCAGTTTCATCTCAACAGTGAGTTCTACGCTGACTTCGGAGATTGGGACGTCACCCTCACCTTGCCGGAGCGCTACGCCGGCAAGATCGGCGCGACGGGCCGCCGGCAGAGCGCCGACGTCGCCGATGGCAAAGTCACCGAGCGCTACGTGCAGCGCGGAGTGCACGACTTCGCCTGGACCGCCGACCCGCTCTACGAAGTGGTCGAAGCCCGCTTCGATCCGGCGGCCGACGTGCCGGCGGCAATGCTCGCCGAGTGGAGCGACATTCTCGGCCTGCCGGAGAGCGAGTTGGCGCTCACCCCGGTCGATATCGAGCTCTTCATCCACCCGGAGAACCTGACCCAGGCGGATCGCTACATCGAATCCGCCAAAGCCGGCATCCGCGGCTACGGCATCCGCCTCGGCGCCTATCCCTACGACACCCTGACGCTGGTCGATCCGGCAGCCGGTGCCGGGGGCTCCGGTGGCATGGAGTACCCCACCTTCATCACCCTGGGCACCCATCCCATCCTCAACGTGGCGCCCTTCCGCGGCATCCTGGCGCCGGAGCTGGTCACCGTCCACGAGTTCGGCCATCAGTACTTCCAGGGGATGATCGCCAACAACGAATTCGAAGAGGCGTGGATCGACGAGGGCATCAACTCCTACTACGAAATGGAAGTGATGGAAGACGAGTACCCCTGGAACGCCCACCTCCCCGGCGTGTTCCGGGCCTCGGCCTTCGAGATGAACCACTCCTCCGTCGCCGGCGGCGACTTCAGCGACATCATGGCCGCTCCGGCCTGGCGCTACATGAACCGCGGCCGCTACGGGCGCAATAGCTATCCGCGGCCGGCGGTGACCCTGCGTCACCTGTCGGGGGTGATGGGAGAAGAGACCTTCCACCGGGCGATGCGCTATTTCTTCCAGACCTACCAGTTCCAACACCCCACCACCGCCGACTTCGAGCGGGCCCTCGAAGAGTCGAGCGGCCAGGACCTCGACTGGGTTCTGTCCCAGGCACTCCACTCGAGCCGTCCTCTGGACTACGGCATCCGCTCGCTCGAGGTCGCCCGAGTGAGCGATAGAGCGGGCTTCTTCTGGCGCGACGGTGAGCGCACGGAACTGGGGATGGGCGACGACGGGGAGTCCGTCTCCGAAGAAGACGACCACGCCCTCTACCGCTCCACGGTGGTGGTCTACCGTTGGGGTGAGTTCATCCACCCGGTGACCGTCGAGTTCCGTTTCGAGGGAGGGCGCGTCGAGCGCCGCGAGTGGGACGGTGATCGCCGCTGGGCGCGTTTCACCTTCACCGACCGCTCGAAGATCGAAAGCGCCGAGGTGGACCCGGACCAGGTCCTCGCCCTCGACGTCAACCGCTTGAACAACGGCCGCAGCCGCGAGCCCGACTCGGCACCGGCGACCTCGTTCTTCGCTTCGATTCTCTATTGGCTCCAGAATCTCTTCCAGACCGCCTCGGTGCTGGCCTAG
- a CDS encoding nodulation protein NfeD yields MYEGHQPHSPPLLRAFGWVVSLLVAGTLAAQEAPNDSPAEPVATPPAIAEVLHIRFDSAVHPVSAEFVEDAVAEADRVRAQLLVIELATPGGLLTSTRDITTAVLNADTPVAIYVSPAGSQAASAGFFMLMSADIAAMAPGTNTGAAHPVAGGGEDIEGDLGDKAEEDAAATIRSLAERHGRNVEAAEAAVLESTSFSADEALAENLIDLIAPSLPALLDEIDGREVEKNDRQFTLATAAAPVREVTMSPMRRALSVLADPNIASILMTLGFLGLYFELMNPGSIFPGVVGALCLILAFFGLSVLPFNAAGLALIVLAVILFVAEVKVVSFGMLTVAGVISLVLGFMMLFKDAGPALQVSTEVLVAVAVTALAIVGFLMLLVIRTHRQPPRTGREGLVGASGRVLAPLAPRGCAAAGKVFVQGEIWDAVWDGAPAAAASARGPLAEDEPIEVVGVEGMLLHVRPLRYTSSETTTGTAREDS; encoded by the coding sequence ATGTACGAAGGACACCAGCCACATTCGCCCCCTCTACTACGCGCCTTCGGGTGGGTTGTTTCGCTGCTCGTCGCCGGTACTCTGGCGGCGCAGGAGGCTCCGAACGATTCGCCTGCCGAACCGGTGGCAACGCCGCCGGCCATCGCCGAGGTGCTCCATATCCGGTTCGACTCGGCGGTGCATCCGGTGTCGGCGGAATTCGTCGAGGACGCCGTGGCCGAAGCGGACCGCGTCCGCGCCCAGCTTCTGGTGATCGAGCTGGCGACCCCCGGCGGCCTTTTGACCTCCACACGCGACATCACCACGGCGGTCCTCAATGCCGACACACCGGTGGCGATCTATGTCTCGCCCGCCGGTTCCCAGGCGGCTTCCGCCGGCTTTTTCATGTTGATGTCCGCGGATATCGCGGCGATGGCGCCGGGCACCAACACCGGGGCGGCGCACCCGGTGGCGGGTGGCGGCGAGGACATCGAAGGCGATTTGGGGGACAAGGCCGAGGAGGACGCCGCGGCCACCATCCGCTCCTTGGCGGAGCGCCACGGCCGCAACGTCGAAGCCGCCGAAGCGGCGGTGCTCGAGAGCACGTCGTTTTCGGCGGACGAGGCCCTGGCGGAGAACCTAATCGACCTGATCGCTCCCAGTCTGCCGGCACTCCTGGATGAGATCGATGGTCGGGAAGTCGAAAAGAACGACCGCCAGTTCACCCTAGCGACCGCCGCGGCACCGGTGCGTGAGGTGACGATGAGCCCGATGCGCCGCGCCCTCTCGGTACTGGCCGATCCAAACATCGCTTCGATTCTGATGACCCTGGGCTTTCTGGGGCTGTACTTCGAGTTGATGAACCCCGGTTCGATCTTCCCCGGCGTGGTCGGTGCCCTGTGCTTGATCCTGGCGTTCTTCGGCCTGTCGGTGTTGCCCTTCAATGCCGCCGGCCTGGCGCTGATCGTTCTGGCGGTGATCTTGTTTGTCGCCGAGGTCAAAGTGGTGAGCTTCGGCATGTTGACCGTCGCCGGGGTGATCTCCCTGGTTCTAGGCTTCATGATGCTTTTCAAGGACGCCGGCCCGGCCCTTCAGGTGAGCACCGAGGTGCTGGTGGCGGTGGCGGTCACCGCCCTCGCAATCGTCGGCTTTCTGATGCTGCTGGTGATCCGCACCCACCGGCAGCCGCCGCGCACTGGCCGCGAAGGCCTGGTCGGTGCCAGCGGCAGGGTGCTGGCACCGCTGGCGCCGCGGGGCTGTGCGGCGGCCGGCAAGGTCTTCGTGCAGGGTGAGATCTGGGATGCCGTGTGGGATGGTGCGCCGGCCGCGGCGGCATCTGCTCGGGGACCTTTGGCTGAGGACGAACCGATCGAAGTAGTCGGAGTGGAGGGCATGCTGCTGCACGTCCGACCGCTGCGGTATACATCTTCTGAAACGACTACGGGCACCGCCCGGGAGGACTCATGA
- a CDS encoding sigma-70 family RNA polymerase sigma factor, translated as MSEGPNSGVTELLIEWRHGSHEALDELTPIVYEELRRLAHRYMRNERSNQVLQTTALVHEAYIRLLDAEIQWQDRLHFYAVAATLMRRVLVDYSRRRSAAKRGGGGQPVTLAEIDLPSQPPPSVEALDDALRALADLDPRKAQVVELRFFGGMTIDETATYLDISHATVERDLKVAKAWLSREMHPA; from the coding sequence ATGTCGGAAGGACCGAATAGCGGAGTCACGGAGCTGCTGATCGAGTGGCGCCACGGTAGCCACGAAGCCCTCGACGAGCTGACTCCGATCGTCTACGAGGAACTCCGGCGGCTGGCCCATCGCTACATGCGCAACGAGCGCTCGAACCAGGTGCTGCAAACGACGGCCTTAGTCCACGAAGCGTACATCCGCCTGCTCGATGCCGAGATCCAGTGGCAGGACCGACTCCACTTCTACGCCGTCGCCGCCACCCTCATGCGGCGGGTCCTGGTGGACTACTCCCGCCGCCGCTCGGCGGCCAAGCGCGGCGGTGGCGGGCAACCGGTCACCCTCGCCGAGATCGACCTCCCGAGCCAGCCGCCCCCCAGCGTCGAAGCCCTTGACGACGCGCTGCGCGCTCTGGCGGATCTCGATCCGCGCAAGGCCCAGGTAGTCGAGCTGCGCTTCTTCGGCGGCATGACCATCGACGAAACGGCGACCTATCTGGACATTTCCCACGCCACCGTCGAACGCGACCTGAAGGTCGCCAAGGCGTGGCTATCGAGGGAGATGCATCCTGCCTGA
- the lipB gene encoding lipoyl(octanoyl) transferase LipB — protein MSRRELHWRFLGSVSYGDAVEQQHEVRAAVKAGSGPERLLLLEHPHVYTLGRNAEEKDVLLAPEALAACGIELWESNRGGQVTYHGPGQLMGYPILNLSPDRRDVRRYVRDLQEVLVTTLAEFGVTGEVRDGQDFVGVWAGGGKIASIGVHLSRWITTHGFALNVAPDLSFFSGIVPCGLEGVRMTSIESLTGEAPPLALVAETCAHHLAARFDRRLVAASEAA, from the coding sequence ATGTCCCGGCGCGAACTCCACTGGCGGTTTCTCGGCTCCGTTTCCTATGGCGACGCGGTGGAGCAGCAGCATGAAGTGCGCGCTGCGGTGAAGGCCGGCAGCGGGCCGGAGCGACTGTTGCTGCTGGAACATCCGCACGTCTACACCCTGGGGCGCAACGCCGAAGAAAAGGACGTCCTGCTGGCGCCGGAGGCCCTCGCCGCCTGCGGTATCGAGCTGTGGGAATCGAATCGCGGCGGTCAGGTGACCTACCACGGCCCGGGGCAGTTGATGGGCTATCCGATCCTCAATTTGAGTCCTGATCGGCGGGACGTTCGGCGCTACGTGCGGGATCTTCAGGAGGTGCTGGTCACCACCCTGGCGGAGTTCGGGGTGACCGGCGAAGTCCGCGACGGTCAGGATTTCGTCGGCGTGTGGGCGGGCGGCGGCAAGATCGCTTCCATCGGCGTGCATCTGAGTCGCTGGATCACCACCCACGGCTTCGCCCTGAATGTCGCGCCGGATCTGTCGTTTTTTTCCGGCATCGTGCCCTGTGGGCTCGAGGGAGTACGGATGACCTCGATCGAATCCCTCACCGGCGAAGCGCCGCCGCTGGCCCTCGTAGCCGAGACCTGCGCCCACCATCTGGCGGCGCGCTTTGATCGACGATTGGTGGCGGCTTCGGAGGCAGCGTAG
- a CDS encoding SPOR domain-containing protein: protein MSQSPEPSYYEIALTNRQVVVAFVILLACLVSAFLSGIWLGRGGEVRAAAGAADDTVTMATLDVESDGPAADAPDRLSFFDRDETENVAAGATPPDRNTTLQEDLNAPAPRRPAPAPRQAEPEPQQAPPPRQTPPPAAQQPAPRPATSQPAAAPPRQAPAPAGNLHIQVFSSADQAQAQKVVDRLVRGGRGAFLSPVEVDGQVMYRVRIGPYADRATATQVADQVRRDYRLDTWITQ, encoded by the coding sequence GTGAGCCAATCCCCCGAGCCCAGCTACTACGAGATCGCCCTCACCAACCGCCAGGTGGTGGTGGCCTTTGTCATCCTGTTGGCGTGCCTGGTGTCCGCCTTCCTGTCGGGTATCTGGTTGGGCCGCGGCGGTGAGGTTCGTGCCGCTGCCGGCGCTGCCGACGACACCGTGACCATGGCGACCCTCGACGTGGAAAGCGACGGCCCAGCGGCGGACGCCCCGGACCGTCTCAGTTTCTTCGACCGGGACGAGACGGAGAACGTGGCCGCCGGCGCGACGCCCCCGGACCGCAACACCACCTTGCAGGAAGATCTGAACGCGCCGGCCCCCCGGCGTCCGGCGCCCGCGCCCCGCCAGGCGGAGCCCGAACCGCAACAGGCTCCGCCGCCGCGGCAGACGCCGCCGCCGGCCGCTCAGCAACCTGCGCCTCGGCCGGCCACCTCTCAGCCGGCCGCCGCGCCTCCGCGGCAAGCGCCGGCGCCGGCCGGCAACCTCCACATCCAGGTGTTCTCTTCCGCCGACCAGGCCCAGGCTCAGAAAGTGGTGGACCGGCTGGTGCGCGGCGGCCGCGGCGCCTTCCTGTCGCCGGTGGAGGTGGACGGCCAGGTGATGTACCGCGTGCGCATCGGCCCCTACGCGGACCGCGCCACGGCGACCCAGGTGGCCGATCAGGTGCGTCGCGACTACCGCCTAGACACCTGGATCACTCAGTAG
- a CDS encoding Rne/Rng family ribonuclease, giving the protein MTRRMLINAQKPEELRIAIVSDEALENYQVQVAERGLTRGNIYRGVIASIQPSLNAAFIDYGEERHGFLAIQDVVPEAYYRKPNGKGRPRIDEVLERGKPIVVQVTREPEGQKGGALTTNLSLAGRYLVLTPFDETRGISRKVEDEDTRKALKQQVAKLDIPAGCGVIVRTNALEQNKTALNRDFSALARLWKRIRSDARAGGQRNRQAKLLYSDQDIVVQALRDYLDSSIQEVLVDDDAVYDKASSYMKAFMPRSRTKLIRYKERAPLFSGYKLERQIDRIYDRKVDLPSGGSIVIDRTEALTAIDVNSGRSTRAATQEETALHTNLEAAAEVARQLRLRDIGGLLVVDFIDMRASRNQRKVEKALRDEMKADKARVSLGRISRNGLLEINRQRIHQALDMRTHRTCPTCDGTGRIASPEMVGLNLLRRIEARAASGPLKRVVISLHPELADAFQNGRRHQITDLEREFAIRIEVIAATHLHRHEQEVEWMQRDASAPVDPRPSQAPRASDADSKPSPKRSRGRRRSPKADNGETAQDKAAKPRRRRKAADADGNQAAAEPTAKRSRGRGRRRASGAKTETQDQDAVQENQGPGRDGQGNDGPASDSKPPRRSRSRGRRRRRSADSSGPQQPLAATSAKEGGMAHGNDPPAGGDPAANGQPSKAQGSNVSDAGQENRRPRRRRSRRRGRRPPGVERGNEAPPRVASDKEVNGNVAPPAPAPDPPPPSEFLHHD; this is encoded by the coding sequence GTGACCCGAAGAATGCTCATCAATGCGCAGAAGCCGGAAGAACTGCGCATCGCTATCGTCAGCGACGAGGCCCTGGAGAACTACCAGGTGCAGGTCGCCGAGCGCGGATTGACCCGCGGAAACATCTATCGAGGCGTCATCGCCAGCATCCAGCCGAGCCTGAACGCCGCCTTCATCGACTACGGTGAAGAACGACACGGGTTCCTGGCCATCCAGGACGTCGTCCCCGAAGCCTATTACCGAAAACCCAACGGCAAGGGACGGCCGCGCATCGACGAAGTGCTCGAACGCGGCAAGCCCATCGTCGTTCAGGTCACCCGCGAGCCGGAAGGACAAAAAGGCGGCGCGCTGACCACCAATCTCAGCCTGGCCGGGCGCTACCTGGTGCTCACACCGTTCGACGAAACCCGCGGCATCTCCCGCAAGGTCGAAGACGAAGACACCCGCAAAGCCCTCAAACAGCAGGTCGCCAAACTCGACATCCCCGCCGGCTGTGGGGTGATCGTGCGCACCAACGCGCTGGAACAAAACAAGACCGCCCTCAACCGGGACTTCTCCGCCCTGGCGCGGCTATGGAAGCGCATTCGCTCCGATGCCCGGGCCGGCGGCCAGCGCAACCGCCAGGCCAAGCTGCTTTACAGCGACCAGGACATCGTGGTGCAGGCGCTGCGGGACTACCTCGACAGCAGCATCCAGGAAGTGCTGGTGGACGACGACGCGGTATACGACAAGGCCAGCAGCTACATGAAGGCCTTCATGCCGCGCAGCCGAACCAAGCTGATTCGCTACAAAGAGCGCGCGCCGCTGTTTTCCGGCTACAAGCTCGAACGCCAGATCGACCGCATCTACGACCGCAAGGTCGACCTGCCGAGCGGCGGCTCGATCGTCATCGATCGCACCGAGGCACTGACCGCCATCGACGTCAACTCCGGGCGCTCCACCCGGGCGGCGACCCAGGAAGAGACGGCCCTCCACACCAACTTGGAGGCCGCCGCCGAGGTCGCCCGGCAGCTCCGCCTGCGGGATATCGGCGGCCTGCTGGTGGTCGACTTCATCGACATGCGCGCCTCGCGCAATCAGCGCAAGGTGGAGAAGGCCCTGCGCGACGAGATGAAGGCGGACAAGGCGCGGGTCAGCCTGGGCCGAATCAGCCGTAACGGCCTACTGGAGATCAACCGCCAGCGCATCCACCAGGCCCTCGACATGCGCACCCACCGCACTTGCCCGACCTGCGACGGCACCGGCCGCATTGCCAGCCCGGAGATGGTCGGTCTCAACCTGCTGCGCCGGATCGAGGCGCGGGCCGCTTCCGGCCCCCTCAAGCGGGTGGTCATCTCCCTCCACCCGGAGCTGGCGGACGCCTTCCAGAACGGTCGCCGCCACCAGATCACCGACCTCGAGCGCGAATTCGCAATCCGCATCGAGGTGATCGCCGCCACCCATCTGCATCGCCACGAGCAGGAGGTCGAGTGGATGCAGCGCGACGCCTCTGCGCCGGTGGATCCACGTCCGTCGCAGGCCCCGCGGGCCAGCGATGCGGACTCGAAACCGTCTCCAAAGCGGAGCCGTGGACGCCGCCGCAGCCCGAAGGCTGACAACGGCGAGACAGCGCAGGACAAGGCCGCCAAACCGCGGCGGCGGCGAAAGGCGGCCGACGCCGACGGCAACCAGGCCGCCGCCGAGCCGACCGCCAAGCGGAGCCGGGGGCGCGGGCGCCGGCGGGCTTCCGGGGCGAAGACCGAAACCCAGGACCAGGACGCCGTGCAGGAAAATCAGGGGCCAGGACGCGACGGCCAGGGCAACGACGGCCCGGCTAGCGACTCCAAGCCGCCCCGGCGCAGCCGCTCCCGCGGGCGACGTCGCCGCCGCAGTGCCGACTCCAGCGGGCCACAGCAGCCCCTGGCCGCCACCTCGGCGAAGGAGGGCGGGATGGCGCACGGCAACGACCCGCCGGCCGGCGGCGACCCGGCGGCCAACGGCCAGCCCTCCAAGGCTCAAGGGAGCAACGTCAGCGATGCCGGCCAGGAGAACCGCCGGCCGCGGCGTCGACGCTCACGCCGCCGCGGGCGACGTCCGCCCGGCGTGGAACGGGGCAACGAGGCGCCGCCGCGCGTCGCCAGCGACAAGGAGGTCAATGGCAACGTCGCGCCCCCGGCCCCGGCGCCGGATCCCCCGCCGCCCAGCGAGTTTCTACACCACGACTGA
- a CDS encoding 5-formyltetrahydrofolate cyclo-ligase, with amino-acid sequence MRSHRHDRDAGGSPAVLERKAALRQRIWRRLDVAGIRRFPNPENRIPNFVGAEQAAERLRDTAPWQRAATLKANPDSPQWPVRQRALEDGKVLFMAVPRLAEENPFFLLDPEDLADTPRRASSIKGASASARTVPLAEMSPVDLVVTGCVAVEESGARLGKGGGFSDLEFALASAAGLIGPRTMIATTVHEKQVLPTGEIPMTDHDVPLDWIVTPERTIECRPGALRRPRGIRWQELTEEKIASIPLLTRLRRR; translated from the coding sequence GTGAGGTCTCACCGACATGATCGCGACGCCGGCGGCTCGCCGGCCGTTCTGGAGCGAAAAGCCGCCCTCCGCCAGCGGATCTGGCGCCGGCTCGATGTCGCCGGGATCCGCCGCTTCCCCAATCCCGAAAACCGCATCCCGAATTTCGTTGGTGCCGAGCAAGCGGCCGAGCGACTGCGCGATACGGCCCCTTGGCAGCGCGCGGCCACCCTCAAGGCGAATCCCGACTCCCCGCAATGGCCGGTGCGCCAGCGGGCTCTGGAGGACGGCAAGGTGCTGTTCATGGCGGTGCCGCGCTTGGCCGAGGAGAATCCGTTCTTCCTGCTCGATCCGGAAGATCTCGCGGATACGCCGCGGCGGGCGTCGTCCATCAAGGGGGCGAGCGCTTCGGCCCGCACGGTGCCCTTGGCGGAGATGTCGCCGGTGGATCTGGTGGTCACCGGCTGCGTGGCGGTGGAGGAGAGCGGGGCGCGCCTGGGCAAGGGGGGCGGTTTCTCCGACCTTGAATTCGCCCTGGCCTCCGCCGCCGGGCTGATCGGTCCCCGGACGATGATCGCCACGACCGTGCACGAAAAGCAGGTTCTTCCGACCGGCGAGATTCCGATGACCGATCACGATGTGCCGCTCGACTGGATCGTCACGCCGGAGCGAACGATCGAGTGTCGACCGGGCGCCCTTCGACGACCGCGGGGAATTCGCTGGCAGGAGCTGACGGAGGAGAAAATCGCCTCGATTCCGCTGCTCACCCGCCTCCGGCGGCGGTAG
- a CDS encoding NUDIX domain-containing protein — MTRATFDIGLNAVIAAVTEEEPRVLLVRSPGSGSEKEPHPGPALPVGLLDPLKDRTLELALRRRVREQTGLALGYVEQLYTFGDRDRDPGVIEEGLRALSVAYLALVREAVPSGEREAGWLGIYDFFPWEDWRGGRPSVLDRRLLPALEGWVDAAPVGNARGERRERADITFGLGGVAWNGERVLERYELLYEAGLVSEAVRDRGTAPVDGSGRSMALDHRRILATALGRLRGKLRYRPVVFELLSETFTLLRLQRVVEALAGVRLHKQNFRRLVETAGLVEGTGELDTQTGGRPAERFRFRREVLRERPAPGVGLPASR, encoded by the coding sequence ATGACCCGGGCGACCTTCGACATCGGCCTCAATGCAGTGATCGCGGCGGTGACCGAAGAGGAGCCGCGGGTGCTGCTGGTGCGTTCCCCGGGCTCGGGATCGGAAAAGGAACCGCACCCCGGGCCGGCTCTCCCGGTGGGCCTGCTCGATCCGCTGAAGGATCGCACTCTGGAACTGGCCCTGCGGCGGCGCGTTCGGGAGCAAACGGGTTTGGCCTTGGGCTATGTGGAACAGCTCTACACCTTTGGCGACCGGGATCGCGATCCGGGAGTAATCGAGGAAGGATTGCGGGCGTTGTCCGTCGCCTATCTCGCGCTGGTGCGGGAAGCGGTGCCTTCTGGCGAGCGGGAAGCCGGCTGGCTGGGAATCTACGACTTCTTCCCTTGGGAAGACTGGCGCGGCGGGCGTCCGTCGGTGCTCGACCGGCGGTTGCTGCCGGCCCTCGAAGGCTGGGTGGATGCGGCGCCTGTCGGCAACGCCCGCGGCGAACGGCGGGAGCGGGCGGACATCACCTTTGGACTGGGCGGCGTCGCGTGGAACGGTGAACGGGTGCTCGAGCGCTACGAGCTGCTCTACGAGGCGGGGCTGGTCTCCGAAGCCGTGCGCGATCGCGGGACGGCTCCGGTCGATGGCAGCGGCCGCTCGATGGCGCTAGACCACCGGCGCATTCTGGCGACCGCCCTCGGCCGCCTGCGCGGCAAGCTGCGCTACCGGCCGGTGGTGTTCGAGCTGCTGTCCGAGACCTTCACCCTATTGCGCCTGCAGCGGGTGGTGGAGGCCCTGGCCGGCGTGCGGTTGCACAAGCAGAATTTTCGGCGTCTGGTGGAAACCGCTGGCTTGGTGGAGGGCACCGGAGAACTCGACACGCAAACCGGCGGCCGCCCGGCGGAGCGTTTCCGCTTCCGCCGGGAAGTGCTGCGCGAACGTCCGGCACCGGGGGTTGGGCTACCGGCCAGCCGGTAG
- a CDS encoding slipin family protein: protein MIAPIAFAVVIALVLISRWVHILNEYERAVVFRLGRLLQDVKGPGVVFIFWPFDRLIRISQRVMVHDVPPQDIITRDNVSVKVNAVVYFRVIDPNKAVNEVENYLFATSQLAQTTLRSVLGQAELDELLSERDRLNTKLQEIIDSQTDPWGIKVSMVEVKHVDLPHEMQRAMARQAEAEREKRAKIIHAQGELMASEQLAEAAEKISQNPTTLQLRYLQTLSEISSEQNSTIIFPIPIEMLRALSAFGDSSAER from the coding sequence ATGATCGCTCCAATCGCATTCGCCGTTGTCATTGCCCTGGTGCTGATCTCACGCTGGGTCCACATCCTGAATGAGTACGAGCGCGCCGTGGTCTTCCGCTTGGGTCGTTTGCTCCAGGACGTCAAGGGGCCCGGCGTGGTGTTTATCTTCTGGCCCTTCGACCGGCTGATCCGCATCTCCCAACGGGTGATGGTGCACGACGTACCGCCGCAGGACATCATCACCCGCGACAATGTTTCGGTGAAGGTCAATGCCGTCGTGTATTTCCGCGTGATCGATCCGAACAAGGCGGTCAACGAGGTGGAGAACTACCTGTTCGCCACCAGCCAGCTCGCCCAGACCACCCTGCGCTCGGTGCTCGGCCAGGCGGAACTCGACGAGCTGCTGTCGGAGCGCGATCGCCTCAACACCAAGCTGCAGGAGATCATCGACTCCCAGACGGACCCCTGGGGCATCAAGGTGTCGATGGTCGAGGTCAAGCACGTCGACCTGCCGCACGAGATGCAGCGGGCGATGGCGCGCCAGGCGGAGGCGGAGCGCGAGAAGCGGGCCAAGATCATCCACGCCCAGGGTGAGTTGATGGCCTCCGAGCAGCTCGCCGAGGCGGCGGAGAAGATCTCGCAGAACCCGACCACCCTCCAGCTTCGTTATCTCCAGACCCTGTCGGAGATCTCGTCGGAGCAGAACTCCACCATCATTTTCCCGATCCCCATCGAGATGCTGCGGGCGCTGTCGGCCTTCGGCGATTCGTCCGCCGAGCGGTAG